In Candidatus Woesebacteria bacterium, one DNA window encodes the following:
- a CDS encoding DNA-binding protein HBsu produces MTRKQLVDLVARKAHLTKKAAEEAVDVFLSEIGRILSKGEKVVLSGFGTFRVSSRKGKTVKIPKTDKLVHIKPHRSPKFTPGKRLKEQVSR; encoded by the coding sequence ATGACACGAAAACAATTAGTTGATCTTGTAGCAAGAAAGGCGCATCTTACAAAGAAGGCAGCAGAGGAAGCTGTTGATGTTTTTTTAAGCGAGATTGGTAGAATCCTTTCAAAAGGTGAAAAAGTAGTTCTCTCTGGTTTTGGCACTTTTAGGGTTTCTTCAAGGAAAGGTAAGACAGTCAAAATCCCGAAGACAGATAAACTGGTTCATATCAAACCTCATCGTTCTCCCAAATTCACTCCCGGCAAAAGACTAAAAGAGCAAGTCTCTCGTTAA
- a CDS encoding Polysaccharide deacetylase has translation MFLFLSAFLFSFFAFRVIRGRENNFPSSVTNSVSETPKPKFVLDNSPVFSNLAPTPSPTQRPLSFDEMNKLFGPCVRLPVLMYHHIQSKESAREDHQTSLTVYTDYFEGQMKYLFDKGYKVISMSDLVNFFDSGVEIPKNSVLLTFDDAYEDFYLNAYPILQKFNFKATVFVPTGLVSNAGYLAWDEMDSMKDLVLFANHTWSHKNVKSNISQVEYEISTADSQLKDHFFNSPKIFAYPYGIDSLQAEKYLNSLGYKAAFTTKYGNILCKGQRLDLPRIRIGNAPLSSYGF, from the coding sequence TTGTTTCTCTTTTTATCCGCTTTTTTATTTTCTTTTTTTGCCTTTCGTGTGATAAGAGGTAGAGAAAATAATTTTCCTTCTTCTGTCACCAATAGTGTTTCTGAAACTCCTAAACCTAAGTTTGTTTTGGATAATTCTCCAGTTTTTTCTAACTTAGCACCTACCCCCTCTCCAACTCAAAGACCTTTGTCTTTTGACGAGATGAATAAGCTCTTCGGGCCATGTGTTCGTCTCCCAGTTTTGATGTATCACCATATTCAATCTAAAGAATCTGCTCGTGAAGATCATCAGACCTCTTTAACTGTTTATACAGATTATTTTGAGGGACAAATGAAATACCTCTTTGACAAAGGTTATAAGGTAATATCAATGTCTGATCTCGTAAATTTTTTTGATAGCGGGGTCGAGATTCCCAAAAATAGTGTTCTTTTGACTTTTGATGATGCTTATGAAGATTTTTATCTTAATGCTTATCCTATTTTGCAGAAATTTAATTTTAAAGCGACTGTTTTTGTTCCCACAGGTCTTGTCTCAAACGCTGGTTATTTGGCTTGGGACGAGATGGATTCTATGAAAGATTTGGTCTTATTTGCTAACCACACTTGGTCTCATAAAAATGTTAAGTCTAATATTTCGCAGGTAGAATATGAGATCTCAACTGCTGATTCTCAATTGAAAGATCATTTTTTTAATTCACCAAAAATCTTTGCTTATCCTTATGGTATTGATTCTCTTCAAGCCGAAAAATATTTGAATAGTCTTGGTTATAAAGCGGCGTTTACCACAAAGTATGGTAATATTCTTTGTAAAGGTCAAAGGTTAGATTTACCTAGAATAAGAATTGGTAATGCACCTCTTTCTTCTTACGGTTTTTAA
- a CDS encoding ribonuclease Y, with protein MAAKTKDEIALLLEDLKLERKELEKKEEALRKREEELKDLLERASKMTVDEAKKTLLNEVSRELTAEVAKRIRQAEEKIKLESAEKAREILIDAMRHGATSYTAEYTISTVVVPNEDAKGRIIGAGGRNIRVFEKETGCELEMDETNIIRISSFDSVRREIARRALEILIKDARIQPSRIEEVVRQTKAKMEDILLEEGKIIAENCGVYNLPVEIIKLLGRYKFRTSYGQNLGLHTIEETKIGVAIANEIGAKTEIVRLGCLLHDIGKVVTEEEGNHVDVGVSVAKKYGFPKEVVNCIAEHHEDRPFSSIESTIVWIADAISGSRPGARYEPHEEYVKRMSKVEDIAKSFPGVEAAYAFQAGRDVRVIVKPDEVDDDKLTVLAYDIARKLEKEAEYAGQIKVTVIREVRATETTVAK; from the coding sequence ATGGCAGCTAAAACTAAAGATGAAATAGCTTTGTTGCTTGAGGATTTGAAACTTGAGCGCAAAGAATTAGAAAAAAAAGAAGAAGCTTTAAGAAAAAGAGAGGAAGAATTAAAAGATCTTCTTGAGAGAGCCTCTAAGATGACAGTGGATGAGGCAAAAAAGACTCTTCTTAATGAGGTTTCAAGAGAATTGACAGCTGAGGTGGCAAAAAGAATCAGGCAGGCTGAAGAAAAAATCAAACTTGAATCAGCTGAAAAGGCGCGCGAGATTTTAATTGATGCCATGAGACATGGCGCTACTTCTTATACTGCTGAATATACGATTTCAACGGTAGTTGTTCCCAATGAAGATGCCAAAGGTAGAATAATTGGTGCAGGAGGAAGAAATATTAGAGTTTTTGAGAAAGAAACTGGTTGTGAGCTTGAAATGGATGAGACAAATATTATTAGGATTTCTTCTTTTGATTCGGTAAGAAGAGAAATTGCTCGTCGGGCTCTAGAAATTTTGATTAAGGACGCGAGAATTCAACCATCGAGAATTGAAGAGGTTGTGCGTCAGACTAAAGCCAAAATGGAGGATATTTTACTTGAGGAAGGTAAAATTATCGCTGAGAATTGTGGGGTTTACAATCTTCCTGTTGAGATCATTAAACTTCTTGGCCGTTATAAATTTAGGACATCTTATGGCCAGAATCTTGGACTTCACACCATTGAAGAAACTAAAATAGGGGTGGCAATTGCCAATGAAATTGGAGCAAAAACTGAAATTGTTCGTCTGGGATGCCTTCTTCATGATATAGGTAAAGTAGTGACTGAAGAAGAAGGTAATCATGTTGATGTCGGAGTGTCTGTTGCTAAAAAATACGGTTTTCCTAAAGAGGTGGTTAATTGTATAGCTGAGCATCATGAAGACAGGCCTTTCTCTTCAATTGAGAGCACTATAGTTTGGATTGCTGATGCTATTTCTGGTTCTCGTCCTGGAGCTCGTTATGAACCGCATGAGGAGTATGTCAAAAGAATGTCTAAGGTTGAGGATATTGCCAAAAGTTTCCCAGGAGTTGAAGCTGCTTATGCTTTTCAGGCGGGCCGTGATGTCAGGGTGATTGTTAAACCTGATGAAGTTGACGATGACAAGTTAACAGTCTTGGCATATGATATTGCAAGAAAACTTGAAAAAGAAGCTGAATATGCAGGACAAATCAAAGTTACAGTTATCAGAGAAGTCAGAGCAACGGAAACCACGGTGGCAAAATAG
- a CDS encoding Regulatory protein recX, whose amino-acid sequence MPYVTAIKPQKNKKRVNIYLDGKFAFGIDLENLVKFKIKEGNFIEESEIEKIIGAAESQKIWDKLLRFSALRPRSEKEIEDWYKKKNFPESLRKKYLDKLKYLDFVDDFKFAKFWIEQRLSFKPKPVSILKQELRQKGVKQETIDEVLSDFKIDELKQAKNLLEKNQSRWSRLTPDQFKKKASGFLLRKGYNWEIVKEALSLFDENDLSG is encoded by the coding sequence ATGCCTTATGTTACGGCCATAAAGCCTCAAAAGAATAAAAAGAGGGTTAATATTTATCTTGATGGTAAATTTGCTTTTGGGATTGATCTTGAGAATTTGGTTAAATTTAAAATAAAAGAAGGGAATTTTATAGAAGAGTCTGAAATTGAAAAAATAATTGGAGCTGCAGAAAGCCAAAAGATTTGGGATAAATTGCTTCGTTTTTCTGCTTTAAGGCCAAGGAGTGAAAAAGAAATTGAAGATTGGTATAAAAAGAAAAATTTTCCTGAAAGTTTAAGGAAAAAATATTTAGATAAACTTAAGTATTTAGATTTTGTCGATGATTTCAAGTTTGCAAAGTTTTGGATTGAGCAAAGACTTTCTTTTAAGCCAAAACCTGTGTCAATTTTAAAGCAGGAGTTAAGACAGAAAGGGGTAAAACAAGAAACTATTGATGAGGTCTTGTCAGATTTTAAGATAGATGAATTGAAGCAAGCGAAAAATCTTCTTGAGAAAAACCAGTCAAGGTGGAGTAGATTAACACCAGATCAGTTCAAAAAGAAAGCTAGCGGTTTTCTTTTAAGAAAAGGTTATAATTGGGAAATTGTCAAGGAGGCTTTGTCTTTGTTTGACGAAAATGATTTATCAGGTTAA
- a CDS encoding RecA protein, which yields MAKKKKELKETEFKETSSAKLQAIRMAMEQIEKQYGKGSIMRLGEQTEEQRKVEAIPTGSIALDLALGVGGFPRGRIIEVYGPEASGKTTLALSVIAEAQKRGGQCAFVDAEHALDPERAETVGVNLDDLLLSQPDTGEQALEITETLVRSGALDVIVVDSVAALVPRAELEGEMGDAVIGLQARLMSQALRKLTGAISKSKTVLIFTNQLRQKIGVMFGNPETTPGGLALKFYASVRIDLRKIEVLKDGEEVIGSRHRARIVKNKVAPPLRVAEFDIMNKEGISKSGGLLDVAVDLGLIEKKGSFFNYEGKPIAQGREAAKAYIAEDAKFAEELEKKIRERVNSGIKVPKEIGEAVGSD from the coding sequence ATGGCCAAGAAAAAGAAAGAACTTAAAGAGACAGAATTTAAAGAAACCTCATCAGCCAAACTTCAGGCGATAAGAATGGCAATGGAGCAGATTGAAAAGCAGTATGGAAAAGGGTCGATTATGCGTTTGGGAGAGCAAACTGAGGAACAAAGAAAAGTAGAGGCTATTCCTACAGGTTCAATTGCTCTTGATTTGGCGCTTGGTGTCGGCGGGTTTCCAAGAGGAAGGATCATTGAAGTTTACGGACCGGAGGCTTCAGGAAAAACTACTCTAGCACTTTCTGTTATTGCTGAGGCGCAAAAAAGAGGTGGCCAATGTGCTTTTGTTGATGCTGAGCATGCTCTTGATCCTGAACGCGCTGAAACAGTTGGGGTGAATCTTGATGACCTACTTTTATCACAGCCTGACACAGGCGAGCAGGCACTTGAAATTACTGAAACTTTGGTTCGCTCCGGGGCTTTAGATGTAATTGTGGTTGATTCAGTTGCTGCTCTTGTTCCAAGGGCTGAGCTTGAAGGAGAAATGGGGGATGCTGTTATTGGCCTTCAGGCAAGATTGATGAGCCAAGCTTTGAGAAAGTTAACAGGTGCGATTTCAAAATCAAAAACAGTTCTTATTTTTACCAATCAACTTAGGCAAAAAATAGGGGTAATGTTTGGCAATCCTGAAACGACACCTGGGGGGTTGGCTCTTAAATTTTACGCTTCGGTGAGGATTGACCTTCGCAAAATAGAAGTTCTCAAAGATGGAGAGGAAGTTATAGGTTCACGTCATAGAGCAAGAATTGTTAAAAACAAGGTTGCTCCTCCTCTTCGAGTGGCTGAGTTTGACATTATGAATAAAGAAGGAATTTCAAAATCAGGTGGGCTTTTGGATGTGGCAGTTGATCTTGGTTTAATTGAGAAAAAGGGGTCATTCTTCAACTATGAGGGGAAACCAATAGCTCAAGGTAGAGAAGCGGCTAAAGCTTATATTGCCGAGGATGCCAAATTTGCTGAGGAATTGGAGAAGAAAATCAGGGAACGAGTTAATTCGGGAATAAAAGTCCCCAAGGAAATTGGTGAAGCGGTTGGATCCGACTAA